The following are from one region of the Natronosporangium hydrolyticum genome:
- the egtB gene encoding ergothioneine biosynthesis protein EgtB has translation MTTTLRERIADELLRARSRTTALAEAVDEADLVKQHSPIMSPLVWDFAHVGNQEELWLVRDVGGREPVRRDIDELYDAFQNPRHERPQLPLLNPTEARGYLRTVREKVLDLLERVPLAGRRLVDEGFAFGMIVQHEQQHDETMLATHQLRVGEPVLTAPPPPPAAVEVAGEVVVPGGRFTMGTSTEPWALDNERPAHQVELAPFAIDAAPVSNGQYAQFIADGGYDDPRWWSESGWAHRQRAGLVAPMHWVPDGDGWAYTRFGVTSPVAPDEPVVHVCFHEAQAYARWAGRRLPTEAEWEKAARFDPATGRSRRYPWGDVDPTPAHANLGQRHLRPAPVGAYPAGASPLGVHQLIGDVWEWVDTDFTGYPGFSPFPYREYSEVFFGSDYKVLRGGSFGTDPAACRGTFRNWDYPIRRQVFSGFRCARTLDPAERAALG, from the coding sequence ATGACTACCACCCTGCGCGAGCGGATCGCCGACGAGCTGCTCCGAGCCCGGTCGCGGACCACCGCCCTGGCCGAGGCAGTCGACGAAGCTGACCTGGTGAAGCAACACTCGCCGATCATGTCGCCGTTGGTCTGGGACTTCGCCCACGTCGGCAACCAGGAGGAGCTTTGGCTGGTCCGCGACGTGGGCGGGCGGGAGCCGGTCCGCCGTGACATCGACGAGCTTTACGACGCGTTCCAGAATCCCCGGCACGAACGGCCCCAGCTGCCGCTGCTGAACCCGACCGAGGCCCGCGGCTACCTGCGGACGGTCCGGGAGAAGGTGCTCGACCTGCTGGAGCGGGTGCCGTTGGCGGGGCGGCGGCTGGTCGACGAGGGCTTCGCCTTCGGCATGATCGTGCAGCACGAACAGCAGCACGATGAGACCATGCTCGCTACCCACCAGCTCCGGGTCGGCGAACCGGTGCTCACCGCGCCACCGCCGCCGCCCGCCGCGGTCGAGGTCGCCGGCGAGGTGGTGGTGCCGGGGGGCCGGTTCACCATGGGGACCTCTACCGAGCCGTGGGCGCTGGACAACGAACGGCCGGCACACCAGGTGGAGCTCGCGCCGTTCGCGATCGACGCCGCGCCGGTGAGTAACGGCCAGTACGCCCAGTTCATCGCCGACGGCGGCTACGACGATCCGCGGTGGTGGAGCGAGTCGGGGTGGGCACACCGGCAGCGGGCCGGCCTGGTCGCGCCGATGCACTGGGTCCCGGACGGCGACGGGTGGGCCTACACCCGGTTCGGGGTGACCTCTCCCGTCGCGCCGGATGAGCCGGTGGTGCACGTCTGCTTCCATGAGGCGCAGGCGTACGCGCGGTGGGCAGGCAGACGGCTGCCGACCGAGGCGGAGTGGGAGAAGGCCGCCCGGTTCGATCCGGCGACCGGCCGTTCCCGGCGGTACCCCTGGGGCGACGTCGATCCGACCCCGGCGCACGCGAACTTGGGGCAGCGGCATCTGCGTCCAGCGCCGGTGGGCGCCTATCCGGCCGGCGCCTCGCCGCTCGGCGTGCATCAGCTGATCGGTGACGTCTGGGAGTGGGTGGACACCGACTTCACCGGCTACCCCGGGTTCTCGCCTTTTCCGTACCGGGAGTATTCAGAGGTCTTCTTCGGCTCCGACTACAAGGTGCTGCGCGGCGGTTCGTTCGGCACCGACCCGGCGGCCTGCCGGGGGACCTTCCGGAACTGGGACTACCCGATCCGCCGGCAGGTCTTCTCCGGTTTCCGATGTGCCCGGACCCTGGATCCGGCGGAGCGGGCGGCGCTGGGCTGA
- the egtC gene encoding ergothioneine biosynthesis protein EgtC has protein sequence MCRHLAYLGPAATLASWLYDAPHALVHQAAAPREMRGGGTINADGFGVGWFVAPGKEPVRYRRDKPLWSDVDLPGLAAATTARAVVAAVRSATVGMPVTEAACAPFAGDGWLFSHNGRVVGWPESLATLAAELPVTQVMTMPAPTDSALLWALLRARLAAGSAPAAAVATIVSEVLDAAPGSRLNLLLNDGETIVATTVTHSLWVRRLDGGVVVCSEPLDEGPQWRPVPAGALVTATPDRVEITDIEAAQVPG, from the coding sequence ATGTGTCGACACCTGGCCTACCTCGGCCCAGCGGCCACGCTCGCCAGCTGGCTCTACGACGCGCCGCACGCCCTGGTGCACCAGGCCGCCGCGCCGCGGGAGATGCGCGGCGGCGGCACCATCAACGCCGACGGTTTCGGCGTCGGATGGTTCGTGGCCCCGGGCAAGGAGCCGGTCCGTTACCGCCGCGACAAGCCGTTGTGGAGCGATGTGGACCTTCCCGGGCTGGCCGCCGCGACCACCGCCCGGGCGGTGGTCGCCGCGGTCCGCTCGGCCACTGTCGGCATGCCGGTGACCGAGGCCGCCTGCGCACCATTCGCCGGCGACGGCTGGCTGTTCAGCCATAATGGACGTGTCGTCGGCTGGCCCGAGTCGCTCGCCACGCTCGCGGCGGAGCTGCCGGTCACGCAGGTGATGACGATGCCGGCACCGACCGATTCGGCGTTGCTGTGGGCGTTGCTGCGGGCGCGGTTGGCCGCCGGGTCGGCGCCAGCGGCGGCGGTCGCGACCATCGTGTCCGAGGTTCTCGACGCGGCCCCCGGGTCGCGGCTCAACCTCCTGCTAAATGACGGCGAGACCATCGTCGCCACGACGGTGACCCACTCGCTGTGGGTGCGCCGGCTCGACGGTGGGGTAGTGGTCTGCTCCGAGCCGCTCGATGAAGGCCCACAGTGGCGCCCGGTGCCAGCTGGTGCGTTGGTGACCGCGACCCCGGACCGGGTCGAGATCACCGACATCGAGGCCGCCCAGGTCCCCGGCTAG
- the egtD gene encoding L-histidine N(alpha)-methyltransferase codes for MIMPELDIHLDETDRSAQLRADAYAGLLAAPKWLPPKWFYDARGSDLFEEITRLPEYYPTKLERDLLAAQADRIAAITGARTLVELGSGSSEKTRLLLDALHRRGDLATFVPLDVSAAALADAVALLSADYPQLRIEGVVADFHQHLKLLPGSGDRLVAFLGGTIGNLAPAERARFLAELRATLEPGEWLLLGAGLVTDPQVMVPAYDDAAGVTAEFNRNVLRVLNRELDADFDVEAFEHVAVWDPEREWIEMRLRAARAMSVTLPAIGVTIEFATGEELRTEISAKFRRDLLAEELAAAGFNLRHWWTDPAGRFSLSLAETG; via the coding sequence ATGATAATGCCCGAACTAGACATCCACCTGGACGAGACCGACCGGTCCGCGCAGCTGCGCGCCGACGCGTACGCCGGATTGTTGGCGGCGCCGAAGTGGCTGCCGCCGAAGTGGTTCTATGACGCCCGCGGCAGCGACCTCTTCGAGGAGATCACGAGGCTGCCGGAGTATTACCCGACCAAGCTGGAGCGCGACCTGCTCGCCGCCCAGGCGGATCGGATCGCCGCCATCACCGGGGCCCGTACCCTCGTCGAGTTGGGGTCGGGCTCCTCGGAGAAGACCCGGCTGTTGCTCGACGCCCTGCACCGGCGGGGCGACCTGGCGACCTTCGTCCCGCTGGACGTCTCGGCCGCGGCGTTGGCCGATGCCGTGGCGCTGCTCTCGGCGGATTATCCGCAGCTGCGGATCGAGGGGGTCGTGGCAGATTTTCACCAGCATCTGAAGCTGCTGCCGGGCAGCGGGGACCGGCTGGTCGCGTTCCTCGGGGGGACGATCGGCAACTTGGCGCCGGCTGAGCGGGCCCGCTTCCTCGCCGAGCTTCGGGCGACCCTGGAGCCGGGTGAGTGGCTCCTGCTCGGCGCCGGTCTGGTCACCGACCCGCAGGTGATGGTCCCCGCCTACGATGACGCCGCCGGAGTGACCGCCGAGTTCAACCGTAATGTCCTGCGGGTGCTGAACCGGGAGCTCGACGCCGACTTCGATGTCGAGGCGTTCGAGCATGTCGCGGTGTGGGACCCCGAGCGGGAATGGATCGAGATGCGGTTGCGCGCCGCTCGGGCGATGTCGGTGACCCTGCCGGCCATAGGCGTGACGATCGAGTTCGCCACCGGTGAGGAGCTACGGACCGAGATCTCGGCGAAGTTCCGGCGAGACTTGCTGGCGGAGGAACTCGCCGCTGCCGGCTTCAACCTCCGGCACTGGTGGACCGATCCGGCCGGCCGGTTCAGTCTGTCGCTGGCCGAAACCGGGTAG
- a CDS encoding ABC transporter ATP-binding protein: MDVTPPPQAAPSAAAAITLESIRKQYPDGTVAVDSLDLHIAPGELVVLIGPSGCGKSTVLRMVNRLIEPSAGRILLDGTDITSGDPVTLRRRIGYVIQHVGLFPHQSVRANVGTVPRLLGWSRRAARARVDELLELVGLPPGQYGDRYPGELSGGQRQRVGVARALAADPLVLLMDEPFSAVDPIVRGRLQDEFRRLQAEVRKTIVLVTHDLDEAVRLGDRIAVLSEGGRLEQYATPDELLRAPATEFVREFVGADRGVRRLAVAPITAELLAPRRPEDSSELPEVPIGASRYDALAAMLTAGVDAVVVTGDADKPLGRLTRDTLFA, from the coding sequence GTGGACGTTACCCCGCCGCCCCAGGCCGCGCCGAGCGCGGCGGCCGCGATCACGCTGGAGTCGATCCGCAAGCAGTATCCGGACGGCACGGTCGCGGTCGACTCGCTCGACCTGCACATCGCCCCCGGCGAGCTGGTGGTGTTGATCGGCCCCTCGGGCTGTGGCAAGTCCACCGTGCTGCGGATGGTGAACCGGCTCATCGAACCCTCCGCGGGGCGGATCCTGCTCGACGGTACGGACATCACCAGCGGCGACCCGGTGACGCTTCGGCGACGGATCGGCTACGTCATCCAGCACGTCGGGCTCTTCCCGCACCAGAGCGTTCGGGCCAACGTCGGCACCGTGCCACGGTTGTTGGGCTGGTCGCGGCGGGCCGCTCGGGCTCGGGTCGACGAGTTGCTGGAGCTGGTCGGGTTGCCGCCGGGCCAGTACGGCGACCGTTACCCGGGGGAGCTCTCCGGCGGTCAACGGCAGCGGGTGGGCGTGGCCCGAGCCCTGGCAGCGGATCCGCTGGTGCTGCTGATGGACGAGCCGTTCTCAGCGGTGGACCCGATCGTACGGGGCCGGCTGCAGGACGAGTTCCGTCGGCTACAGGCCGAGGTACGAAAAACCATCGTGCTGGTCACCCACGACCTGGACGAGGCGGTCCGGCTCGGCGACCGGATCGCGGTGCTCTCCGAAGGCGGCCGCCTGGAGCAGTACGCCACGCCGGATGAGCTGCTCCGCGCCCCCGCGACCGAATTCGTCCGCGAGTTCGTCGGGGCGGACCGGGGGGTCCGCCGGCTGGCGGTCGCCCCAATCACGGCGGAGCTACTCGCCCCCCGCCGCCCCGAGGACAGCTCCGAACTGCCAGAGGTCCCGATCGGCGCGTCTCGCTACGACGCGCTGGCGGCGATGCTCACCGCCGGGGTAGACGCGGTGGTGGTGACCGGCGACGCGGACAAGCCGCTCGGCCGGCTCACCCGGGACACGCTCTTCGCGTGA
- a CDS encoding ABC transporter permease: MVAAEQVVAAAGAQPAPVSNPWFSWGYLQANGDRILDALTEHVALTGQAILFAAALGIPLAVLAYRVRPLTGPILASAGVLYTIPALAVFAFIAPYLGIGPRTVIVPLVLYALLVIIRNTLTGLLQVPVEVRDAARGMGYGRWAQLVRIELPLALPGILTGLRLATVATVAMTTIGVVVGHGGLGQLILGGFRNNFFKAEILTGAVLCVALALVLDLVLLAVGRAATPWARRRAAA, translated from the coding sequence ATGGTAGCTGCGGAGCAGGTGGTGGCGGCGGCTGGCGCCCAGCCCGCTCCGGTCAGTAACCCCTGGTTCTCGTGGGGCTACCTGCAGGCCAACGGTGACCGGATCCTCGACGCCCTCACCGAGCACGTGGCGCTCACCGGGCAGGCGATACTGTTCGCCGCCGCGTTGGGGATCCCGCTGGCTGTGCTCGCTTACCGGGTCCGGCCGTTGACCGGGCCGATTTTGGCCAGCGCCGGCGTGCTCTACACCATTCCCGCGCTGGCGGTCTTCGCCTTCATCGCGCCGTACCTAGGGATCGGCCCGCGTACCGTGATCGTGCCGCTGGTGCTCTACGCCCTATTGGTGATCATCCGCAACACGCTGACCGGTCTGTTGCAGGTGCCGGTCGAGGTCCGCGACGCGGCCCGCGGCATGGGCTACGGGCGCTGGGCGCAACTGGTCCGGATCGAGCTGCCGCTGGCCCTGCCCGGCATCCTCACCGGGCTACGACTCGCCACGGTCGCGACCGTGGCGATGACCACCATCGGCGTGGTGGTTGGCCACGGCGGGCTGGGCCAGCTGATCCTCGGCGGCTTCCGCAACAACTTCTTCAAGGCCGAGATCCTGACCGGCGCGGTGCTCTGTGTGGCGTTAGCGCTGGTGCTGGACCTGGTGCTGCTCGCGGTCGGGCGGGCCGCGACGCCGTGGGCGCGCCGGCGGGCGGCGGCATGA
- a CDS encoding ABC transporter permease produces MSNPVSQAITWLNDPLNWTNPGGVLDRLGEHLVISAGAVGLACLIAWPLGLWLGHRRRGGTAIVVLANITLAIPVLATLTILPLTFLGFGRPAVIVALAIFAVPPLLATAYTGMTEVDPQAREAAIGMGLAPHQVIGRVELPLAVPYLAAGFRTASVQVVATATLAVFVNGGGLGQIIGAGFGLGMVTGGGQILAGGLLVALLALTVEGVLAGAQRLVTPRPMRRRLRVRTGAQPAT; encoded by the coding sequence ATGAGCAACCCGGTCTCGCAGGCGATCACCTGGCTCAACGACCCATTGAACTGGACCAACCCGGGTGGCGTCCTGGACCGGCTGGGTGAGCACCTGGTGATCTCTGCTGGCGCGGTCGGCCTCGCCTGCCTGATCGCCTGGCCGCTGGGGCTCTGGCTGGGGCACCGGCGCCGGGGCGGCACCGCGATCGTGGTCCTGGCCAACATCACGCTCGCGATCCCGGTGCTGGCGACGTTGACCATCCTGCCGTTGACCTTCCTCGGGTTCGGCCGGCCGGCGGTGATCGTGGCGCTCGCCATCTTCGCGGTCCCGCCGTTGCTCGCCACCGCGTACACCGGAATGACCGAGGTCGACCCGCAGGCGCGGGAGGCCGCGATCGGGATGGGGCTGGCGCCGCATCAGGTGATCGGGCGGGTCGAGCTGCCGCTGGCAGTGCCCTACCTCGCGGCCGGGTTCCGGACCGCCTCGGTCCAGGTGGTGGCGACCGCCACGCTGGCGGTCTTCGTCAACGGCGGCGGGTTGGGGCAGATCATCGGCGCCGGCTTCGGGCTCGGGATGGTGACCGGGGGCGGCCAGATTTTGGCCGGCGGCCTGCTGGTAGCGCTGCTCGCGTTGACGGTGGAGGGGGTGCTGGCGGGGGCTCAGCGGCTGGTCACGCCCCGGCCGATGCGTCGTCGGCTGCGGGTTCGGACCGGTGCGCAGCCGGCGACGTGA
- a CDS encoding glycine betaine ABC transporter substrate-binding protein gives MRWNLARGASTVSGLAALALIAAACGEPGQSGTDAPDPAAAGEGCAPVAGEQLVVLADDQGLQTADNLVPAVNADTAEEDLIAALDAVSAALDTEQLIELNRAVDLERQSSQQAAEEFADTVGLTGDLDAGATGEVVIGTADFSESQTIGELYRIALEAAGYSVEVRTVGNRELYAAALQRGELDIVPEYVGTLTEFLNAEVNGADPEPLASSDVAETVTALRGLGEEVGLVFGEPSEAANQNAFAVTQEFADEYGVTTLSELADECAGAETLLGGPPECPQRPFCQPGLEETYGLSFGQFFSLDAGGPLTKEALRTGEISLGLVFSADGDLATD, from the coding sequence ATGCGATGGAACCTTGCGCGCGGCGCGTCGACCGTGTCGGGGCTGGCGGCCCTGGCCCTGATCGCTGCGGCCTGTGGTGAGCCAGGTCAGTCGGGCACGGATGCCCCCGACCCAGCGGCTGCCGGGGAAGGCTGCGCACCGGTCGCGGGCGAGCAGCTGGTGGTCCTGGCGGACGACCAGGGGTTGCAGACCGCCGACAACCTGGTGCCGGCGGTCAACGCCGACACCGCCGAGGAGGACCTGATCGCGGCCCTGGACGCGGTCTCGGCGGCGCTCGATACCGAGCAGCTGATCGAGCTGAACCGGGCGGTCGACCTGGAGCGGCAGAGCTCCCAGCAGGCCGCGGAGGAGTTCGCCGACACGGTGGGGCTGACCGGCGACCTCGACGCCGGCGCGACCGGCGAGGTGGTGATCGGCACCGCCGACTTCAGCGAGAGCCAGACCATCGGCGAGCTGTACCGGATCGCACTGGAGGCCGCGGGCTACAGCGTGGAGGTGCGCACCGTCGGCAACCGCGAACTCTACGCCGCCGCGTTGCAGCGGGGTGAGCTCGACATCGTGCCGGAGTACGTGGGCACGCTCACCGAGTTCCTCAACGCCGAGGTCAACGGCGCCGACCCGGAGCCGCTCGCCAGCAGCGACGTCGCCGAGACCGTGACCGCCCTGCGTGGCCTCGGCGAGGAGGTCGGGCTGGTCTTCGGTGAGCCCTCCGAGGCCGCCAACCAGAACGCCTTCGCGGTGACCCAGGAGTTCGCCGACGAGTACGGCGTCACCACCCTGAGCGAGCTCGCCGACGAGTGCGCCGGCGCCGAGACCCTGCTCGGCGGCCCGCCGGAGTGCCCCCAGCGGCCGTTCTGCCAGCCTGGGCTCGAGGAGACCTACGGGCTGAGCTTCGGTCAGTTCTTCTCGCTCGATGCGGGTGGGCCGCTCACCAAGGAGGCGCTGCGCACCGGTGAGATCAGCCTGGGGCTGGTCTTCTCCGCCGACGGTGACCTCGCCACCGACTGA